In Rubrobacter radiotolerans DSM 5868, a genomic segment contains:
- a CDS encoding histidine phosphatase family protein translates to MRELIIIRHGQSTANADGIWQGQLDYPLSELGREQARFAGEALANERLDAFYASPLSRAFETAEIIAEAAGYRGEIFAVPALTERSGGLFEGNTWAEREQTMPDVVAKFREVGEERGWSLIGAETDEEILARFAPAIEEILASELSGERAVVVSHGGVMRAFLRQKFGPDVLSGTERAPNASITRIQRNGTGSLSLFELASTGHIPPRFEEGRAAARTGEPASE, encoded by the coding sequence TTGAGAGAACTAATCATTATCCGCCACGGCCAGTCGACGGCGAACGCCGATGGGATCTGGCAGGGACAGCTCGACTACCCGCTCTCGGAGCTCGGGCGGGAGCAGGCCCGGTTCGCCGGTGAGGCGTTAGCGAACGAGCGGCTCGACGCCTTTTACGCCAGCCCGCTCTCCCGGGCCTTCGAGACGGCAGAGATAATCGCCGAAGCAGCGGGCTACCGCGGGGAGATCTTCGCCGTCCCCGCCCTCACGGAGCGCAGCGGCGGTCTGTTCGAGGGGAACACCTGGGCCGAGCGGGAGCAGACGATGCCCGACGTCGTCGCGAAGTTCCGCGAGGTCGGCGAGGAGCGCGGCTGGAGCCTGATTGGAGCCGAGACGGACGAGGAGATCCTTGCTCGCTTCGCCCCGGCGATCGAGGAGATCCTTGCGAGCGAGCTCTCCGGCGAGCGGGCCGTCGTCGTCTCGCACGGCGGCGTCATGCGGGCCTTCCTGCGCCAAAAGTTCGGCCCGGACGTCCTCTCCGGCACCGAGCGGGCCCCGAATGCCTCCATAACCCGCATCCAGCGCAACGGCACGGGGAGCCTTTCGCTCTTCGAGCTTGCCTCAACCGGCCACATCCCGCCCCGCTTCGAGGAAGGCCGCGCCGCCGCCCGGACCGGCGAGCCCGCCTCCGAGTAG
- a CDS encoding VanW family protein codes for MTRVVGPLVLLCAVVAVLFAADNWANSGQVYRGVEVAGVPLGGKTPAEAREAIRDRSSGALSEIRVENPTAGGEDFTFDPQAMGIDYDVEATVDAAYSVGREGGFFERLSDRVETAYGTVEVTPKFDYDPARAEARVAEIANALDSQPVEASVNIVGSAVDTSSSANGYVTDRSATLEAINASVEDMTGVAEVEGEVLRPELTTEEAESAAERARAALDGEVVLTRGEDEWTVSPAAIGDSLAVGTQGGDFRVTLDREALRTNLEEVYASLEQPAVEADFEVNGTEVSVVPSQEGRVIRSEQLMNELERGLFEGRREYAVPVAVQKPELTTEMAERMKPTELLGEYSTNYKSYDDTPGRVENLKIGSSAVNGQLLAPGEVFSFNALASQYDYESGSVIVDGKVDEADGGGLCQVSSTLYMAANFAGLDIVERHPHFAELPYIRPGFDATVWFGSLDMRFQNTTNGYLLIQEEVDTQTGEVYAAIYGVPQDVEVEMNSEKVGEYTDEEGNPITDWITYQTVTRNGQVEYDGPLHEDTYGYLQPADS; via the coding sequence TTGACACGAGTTGTCGGGCCGCTCGTCCTGCTGTGCGCCGTGGTAGCCGTTCTTTTCGCCGCGGACAACTGGGCCAACTCGGGGCAGGTCTACCGGGGGGTCGAGGTCGCGGGCGTCCCGCTCGGCGGCAAGACCCCGGCCGAGGCGCGGGAGGCGATCCGCGACCGCTCAAGCGGTGCGCTGAGCGAGATCCGGGTCGAGAACCCGACCGCCGGGGGCGAGGACTTCACCTTCGACCCGCAGGCAATGGGCATAGACTACGACGTCGAGGCGACCGTTGATGCGGCCTACTCCGTCGGACGAGAGGGAGGGTTCTTCGAGCGGCTCTCGGACCGCGTCGAGACGGCCTACGGCACGGTCGAGGTTACGCCAAAGTTCGACTACGACCCGGCCCGGGCGGAGGCGCGCGTCGCCGAGATCGCAAACGCCCTCGACTCGCAGCCCGTCGAGGCCTCGGTGAACATCGTCGGCTCGGCCGTAGACACCTCCTCCTCGGCGAACGGCTACGTCACGGACCGTTCCGCGACCCTTGAGGCGATAAACGCCTCCGTCGAGGACATGACCGGCGTTGCAGAGGTAGAGGGAGAGGTGCTCAGGCCCGAGCTCACGACCGAGGAGGCCGAGAGCGCCGCAGAGCGGGCGCGAGCCGCTCTGGACGGCGAGGTCGTCCTGACGCGCGGCGAGGACGAGTGGACCGTCTCGCCGGCGGCGATCGGCGACTCGCTCGCGGTCGGGACGCAGGGCGGCGACTTCCGGGTAACCCTCGACCGTGAGGCCCTGCGCACGAACCTCGAAGAGGTCTACGCCTCGCTCGAGCAGCCCGCTGTCGAGGCCGACTTCGAGGTAAACGGGACCGAGGTCTCCGTTGTCCCGAGCCAGGAGGGACGCGTTATCCGCAGCGAACAGCTCATGAACGAGCTTGAGCGCGGCCTCTTCGAGGGACGGCGCGAGTACGCGGTCCCGGTCGCCGTGCAGAAGCCGGAGCTCACGACCGAGATGGCCGAGCGGATGAAGCCGACCGAGCTTCTTGGGGAGTACTCGACAAACTACAAGTCTTACGACGACACGCCGGGACGCGTCGAGAACCTGAAGATAGGCTCCTCGGCGGTGAACGGTCAGCTTCTCGCCCCCGGAGAGGTCTTCTCCTTTAACGCGCTCGCCTCGCAGTACGACTACGAGTCGGGGTCCGTGATCGTCGACGGCAAGGTGGACGAAGCCGACGGCGGCGGGCTGTGCCAGGTCTCCTCGACGCTCTACATGGCGGCCAACTTCGCCGGGCTCGATATCGTGGAGCGCCACCCGCACTTCGCCGAGTTGCCGTATATCCGGCCCGGCTTCGACGCGACCGTCTGGTTCGGCTCGCTCGACATGCGCTTTCAGAACACGACCAACGGCTACCTGCTCATTCAGGAGGAGGTCGACACCCAGACCGGCGAGGTCTATGCCGCGATCTACGGCGTCCCCCAGGACGTCGAGGTCGAGATGAACTCCGAGAAGGTGGGCGAGTACACCGACGAGGAGGGGAACCCGATCACGGACTGGATAACCTACCAGACCGTTACGCGCAACGGCCAGGTCGAGTACGACGGACCGCTCCACGAGGACACCTACGGCTACCTTCAGCCCGCCGACTCCTAG
- a CDS encoding flavin reductase family protein, giving the protein MDRDPRNPQGNENVARVLSRMTHGVYVLGARRGRQSNAMTAAWAMQTSERPPMLAVAVRDDRYTRNMILESGTFSLSILRDDQVNAATYFSETSGEYHDKLAGVPYGLTEGGSPFLLDCLGYLDCRVRDTARAGDHTIIVGEVTSADLLLDDLPLVYDASEYEEALR; this is encoded by the coding sequence TTGGACAGGGACCCCAGAAACCCCCAGGGAAACGAGAACGTCGCGCGGGTCTTGAGCCGCATGACGCACGGCGTGTACGTGCTCGGTGCGCGTCGGGGCCGGCAGTCGAACGCCATGACGGCCGCCTGGGCGATGCAGACCTCCGAGCGTCCCCCGATGCTCGCCGTCGCCGTCCGGGACGACCGCTACACGCGCAACATGATCCTTGAGTCCGGCACGTTCTCCCTGAGTATCCTTCGCGACGATCAGGTCAACGCCGCAACCTATTTCTCCGAGACGAGCGGCGAGTACCACGACAAGCTCGCAGGCGTCCCCTACGGCCTGACCGAAGGCGGCTCGCCGTTCCTGCTCGACTGCCTGGGCTATCTGGACTGCCGGGTCCGGGACACGGCTCGTGCCGGGGACCACACGATCATCGTCGGCGAGGTGACCTCCGCCGACCTTCTGCTCGACGACCTCCCGCTCGTCTACGACGCCTCGGAGTACGAAGAGGCCCTGCGTTGA
- a CDS encoding glutaredoxin family protein, protein MATQTPLTRESTEEKIRLYTGSYCPYCMRVKSELDRLGLDYESVNADEDGRESVIRLSGQRAIPILTIGDEVLVDSRHIIRELRRRYS, encoded by the coding sequence TTGGCGACGCAGACACCGCTGACAAGAGAGAGCACAGAGGAGAAGATCCGGCTCTACACAGGCTCTTACTGCCCGTACTGCATGCGCGTGAAGAGCGAGCTAGACCGGCTCGGGCTCGACTACGAGTCGGTGAACGCCGACGAGGACGGCCGGGAGTCGGTTATAAGGCTCTCGGGGCAGCGGGCGATCCCGATCCTCACGATCGGCGACGAGGTGCTCGTGGACTCGCGGCACATAATCCGGGAGCTTCGTCGCCGCTACTCCTGA
- a CDS encoding RidA family protein → MSEGALPSQRLGALGLSLPEVPAPAGSYVPAKRTGHLVFTAGQLPLREGSLTVTGKVGDGVEPEEANEAARLCALNALSAAASVAGGLDNIVSVVKVVGFVASAGEFTGQPGVINGASDLLAEVFGESGRHARSAVGVAELPLGSPVEVELIVEVRPEV, encoded by the coding sequence TTGAGCGAGGGCGCCCTCCCCTCGCAGCGGCTCGGCGCTCTGGGCCTGTCCCTCCCCGAGGTCCCCGCTCCGGCCGGCTCCTACGTACCGGCGAAGCGCACGGGGCACCTTGTCTTTACCGCAGGACAGCTTCCCCTGCGCGAGGGCTCCCTTACCGTTACCGGCAAGGTCGGGGACGGAGTTGAGCCCGAGGAAGCGAACGAGGCCGCGAGGCTCTGCGCCCTGAACGCCCTCTCCGCCGCCGCAAGCGTCGCGGGCGGGCTCGACAACATCGTCTCGGTGGTAAAGGTCGTCGGCTTCGTCGCCTCGGCCGGGGAGTTCACCGGGCAGCCCGGCGTCATCAACGGCGCGTCAGACCTTCTTGCAGAGGTCTTCGGGGAGAGCGGCCGCCACGCCCGGAGCGCGGTCGGGGTCGCGGAGCTCCCGCTCGGCTCCCCCGTCGAGGTCGAGCTAATCGTCGAGGTCCGCCCCGAGGTCTAG